Proteins encoded in a region of the Coffea eugenioides isolate CCC68of chromosome 4, Ceug_1.0, whole genome shotgun sequence genome:
- the LOC113768599 gene encoding uncharacterized protein LOC113768599 yields MDFLKMKKFIRSQKPSLEINARDKTLPQPEEPKDKNVDDLDKAVDVDTSSTEAEDDDDDFITNEVKRRLKELRRKSFMALIPEEASPEDGEDVDEEEGDTSSSEWRDVQAEGQQFWSIFDALYDTYSERMLFFDRLIAQQLHEVDSHVPSSPSPRSSLKRLRSPFKCLSLKTVKEPEGEMEYLQPQASDPYEDLETAYVGQTCLTWEALHCQYTQLSQKISCGLETSTSYNQSAQQFQQFEVLLQRFIENEPFEQGSRPEIYARMRNSLPKLLQVPKVQGSDQKSMDEESDLHVLAPNLITIIESSILTFHQFLKTDKKKSGGVRSVFGSQDQMVTPLQQIQSSLEKKALKLKEQRKRTKSWKKKAWPSIAEDVDLLLGTIDVKVLSRVVRMVKMSKGQLFWCEEKMKRIDCCGGKLERDPSPILFPC; encoded by the exons ATGGATTTCCTCAAAATGAAGAAGTTTATTAGATCCCAAAAACCGAGCCTGGAAATCAATGCCAGGGATAAGACTCTCCCTCAGCCAGAGGAGCCCAAGGATAAAAATGTTGACGATTTAGACAAGGCAGTTGATGTTGATACCAGCAGTACAGAGGCTGAGGATGATGACGATGATTTCATCACTAATGAGGTCAAGCGGAGGTTGAAAGAACTTAGAAGAAAGAGTTTTATGGCGTTAATACCTGAAGAGGCATCGCCAGAGGATGGGGAAGATGTGGATGAAGAAGAAGGAGATACCAGCTCTAGTGAGTGGAGGGATGTACAAGCTGAAGGACAACAGTTCTGGTCAATTTTTGATGCCTTGTATGATACCTACTCTGAGCGAATGCTGTTCTTCGATAGATTAATTGCTCAGCAGTTGCATGAAGTTG ATTCTCATGTTCCTTCGAGCCCTTCACCCAGATCCTCATTGAAAAGGCTAAGGTCTCCCTTTAAATGCTTATCTTTGAAAACGGTTAAAGAACCTGAAGGTGAAATGGAGTACCTGCAGCCGCAAGCAAGTGATCCCTACGAGGACCTTGAAACAGCATATGTAGGTCAGACGTGCTTGACATGGGAAGCTCTTCACTGCCAGTACACTCAATTGAGCCAAAAAATTTCTTGCGGACTTGAAACTTCCACCTCTTACAATCAGAGTGCTCAGCAATTTCAACAGTTTGAGGTTCTACTGCAAAGGTTTATTGAAAATGAGCCATTTGAGCAGGGTTCAAGGCCAGAAATTTATGCTCGAATGAGAAATTCTTTGCCTAAACTGCTTCAGGTTCCAAAAGTCCAAG GCTCAGATCAGAAAAGCATGGACGAAGAGTCAGATTTGCATGTGCTTGCCCCAAATCTGATTACTATAATTGAGAGTTCGATCCTGACTTTCCATCAATTTCTGAAAACGGACAAGAAAAAATCAGGTGGTGTGCGGAGTGTTTTTGGAAGTCAGGACCAGATGGTTACTCCTCTTCAACAGATTCAATCTTCTCTTGAGAAG AAAGCATTGAAACTGAAGGAACAGCGGAAGAGGACAAAGAGCTGGAAAAAGAAAGCATGGCCCAGCATAGCAGAGGATGTGGATCTATTGCTTGGCACCATTGATGTCAAAGTGTTGTCTAGGGTTGTAAGAATGGTGAAGATGAGCAAGGGGCAGTTGTTTTGGTGTGAAGAAAAGATGAAAAGGATTGACTGCTGCGGCGGGAAGCTGGAAAGAGACCCCTCCCCCATTCTGTTTCCTTGCTAG
- the LOC113768187 gene encoding uncharacterized protein LOC113768187 isoform X2: MTDTDTAATLISADCPFAKLPDHLLIEIFLRVPISDWGQISCVKKQWAKLFQEECLWDAALIRSFPLAGQAKRWPGPIPRGLSKRRYAALYVSKQIFSLHDEIDEIVGHTYLFLREQLEVSPMPLPSGILHGTIIDQFIACGKSQDKAYELASLIWLAVIDNLEETEQTFSVLKRLALDGEVFLPFPYSRSYNVQWRVFERLFTDFRDCFNHVDYYDLLSLAKNKFQMIPSAWLGY; encoded by the exons ATGACAGACACAGACACTGCTGCAACTCTAATTTCCGCTGATTGTCCCTTTGCGAAGCTACCGGATCATCTACTGATAGAAATCTTCCTGCGTGTTCCCATCTCAGACTGGGGGCAAATATCATGTGTCAAGAAACAGTGGGCTAAACTATTCCAGGAAGAATGCTTGTGGGATGCAGCCCTTATTAGGAGTTTCCCTTTGGCTGGCCAAGCTAAACGGTGGCCAGGGCCTATTCCTCGAGGTTTGAGTAAAAG GAGATACGCTGCACTTTATGTCAGTAAACAGATTTTCTCACTCcatgatgaaattgatgaaattgTGGGGCATACTTACTTGTTTCTCAGGGAGCAGCTTGAAGTTTCACCAATGCCACTTCCATCTGGGATACTTCATGGAACCATAATAG ATCAGTTTATTGCTTGTGGCAAATCACAGGATAAAGCATATGAGCTTGCTTCCCTCATCTGGTTGGCTGTTATTGACAACTTGGAGGAGACTGAGCAGACCTTTTCTGTACTTAAGCGTCTAGCACTGGATGGTGAA GTTTTCCTACCATTTCCGTACTCAAGGTCTTACAATGTGCAATGGAGAGTCTTTGAAAGGCTTTTCACAGACTTTCGTGACTGCTTCAACCATGTTGATTACTATGATTTGCTATCATTGGCGAAGAACAAATTTCAGATGATACCATCTGCTTGGCTGGGTTACTAG
- the LOC113767676 gene encoding pumilio homolog 5, which translates to MATESPVRIVESTGTGKWASSKGAASFRSPLNNLVADELGLLLKGSKIHGDHTSMVPNRSGSAPPSMEGSYAAFSNLIYPQRSSWDSSMGSSGRAFECYQTGRQLGVDPSNFGFASSNIDLSARFPQSTMSRESWHQVHDIGTLSNSWGLTPSGSSGDGSLLLARSSLSTHPEEPEDDNSTQQASDDWAENSTSIPEQSIFSLSGRHKSLVDLIQEDFPRTPSPVYNQSRSGHVTTDEPIDDEVQALELHNLSLDISKLPELKSPSDSGARLEISHKLKAIDDSSTTSLPKTSYLDNLERSPSTQKDDRSKDLCLEVEVMRGHPSASDDRNKQESKFYEKNILQQQLPFSQQCSHFQFQTSQDQVTGQAVNNMSNVHGKVPQSHFNFSYEAQPVLQSPGFTPPLYATAAAYMASGNQYYSNLSPTTLYAPQYSMSGYALGSGFIPPFVAGYPSHTSLPMHFETSSAQSFSDQSTGVSTGESTLQVGDLQHYNKFYGHQGLMVHPPFPDPFHVQYFHPPLEDAYTAPYGRPSSMNMIGGQFDSYASQKNPNLPAYIGDRKFQPAPSESISILSPRKIGTPGTNYYGSPTGLSFMPPFPGSPLGSPVLPGSPVGGTNPSGRRNDLRYSQASVRNTGVYAGWQGQRGSDGFSDPKKHTFLEELKSGNARKIDLIDIAGRIVEFSVDQHGSRFIQQKLENCSAEEKASVFQEVLPRAPKLMTDVFGNYVIQKFFEHGDPEQRKELAHELSGQMLTLSLQMYGCRVIQKALEVIELDQKIELVHELDGHVMRCVRDQNGNHVIQKCIECVPAEKIGFVICAFQGQVATLSTHPYGCRVIQRVLEHCSDDSQTQCIVDEILESAYVLAQDQYGNYVTQHVLERGKQHERTQIISKLTGKIVLMSQHKYASNVVEKCLEYGDAAERESLIEEILAQRDDNDNLLTMMKDQFANYVVQKILEISNDRQREILLNRIRIHLHALKKYTYGKHIVARFEQLSGEECGSSEA; encoded by the exons ATGGCAACTGAGAGCCCCGTGAGAATTGTGGAAAGTACTGGAACTGGGAAATGGGCCTCCTCTAAGGGTGCTGCATCATTCAGGTCACCTTTAAATAATTTGGTTGCCGATGAGTTGGGTTTACTTCTTAAGGGGAGTAAAATTCATGGAGATCATACTAGCATGGTTCCTAATCGTAGTGGTAGTGCACCTCCAAGTATGGAAGGCTCTTATGCAGCCTTCAGCAATCTCATATATCCACAGAGGTCTAGCTGGGATTCAAGTATGGGTAGTTCAGGCAGGGCCTTTGAGTGTTATCAGACTGGCAGGCAACTAGGTGTTGATCCATCCAATTTTGGATTTGCTTCCTCCAATATTGACTTGAGTGCAAGGTTTCCTCAGTCTACCATGTCAAGGGAGAGTTGGCACCAGGTACACGACATTGGCACTCTCAGCAACAGTTGGGGTTTAACACCTTCTGGAAGCAGTGGTGATGGATCTTTACTCTTGGCTAGAAGTTCTCTTTCCACTCATCCTGAGGAGCCTGAAGATGATAACTCAACCCAGCAAGCTTCGGATGATTGGGCTGAAAATAGTACTTCTATACCTGAACAGAGCATATTCTCTCTATCTGGCCGCCATAAAAGTTTGGTGGACTTAATACAG GAAGACTTCCCTCGCACACCTTCACCGGTGTACAATCAGTCTCGTTCAGGGCATGTTACAACAGATGAACCAATTGATGATGAGGTCCAAGCTCTTGAACTGCACAATCTTTCTCTCGATATCTCAAAGTTACCTGAATTAAAATCACCTTCAGATTCTGGTGCTAGACTTGAAATTTCTCACAAGTTAAAAGCCATTGATGATTCCTCCACTACATCCTTGCCAAAAACATCTTATCTTGACAACCTAGAGAGGTCTCCTTCAACTCAAAAGGATGACAGAAGTAAGGACCTGTGCTTGGAAGTTGAGGTTATGAGAGGTCATCCCTCTGCGTCTGATGATAGAAATAAACAAGAAAGCAAATTCTACGAGAAGAACATACTGCAGCAGCAGCTTCCTTTCTCTCAACAATGCTCTCATTTCCAATTTCAGACGTCTCAAGATCAGGTTACTGGTCAAGCAGTTAATAATATGAGCAATGTCCATGGAAAAGTTCCACAAAGCCACTTTAATTTTTCTTATGAGGCACAGCCAGTACTACAATCTCCTGGGTTCACGCCTCCTCTGTATGCTACAGCAGCAGCATATATGGCTTCAGGAAATCAATACTATTCCAACTTAAGTCCAACTACTTTATATGCTCCACAGTACAGTATGTCTGGATATGCATTAGGTTCTGGTTTTATTCCCCCCTTTGTGGCTGGATATCCATCACATACAAGCCTCCCAATGCATTTTGAGACCAGTTCTGCTCAAAGCTTTAGTGATCAAAGTACTGGTGTTTCTACGGGGGAAAGTACTCTACAAGTGGGTGATTTGCAACATTATAACAAGTTTTATGGTCATCAGGGGCTAATGGTGCACCCTCCTTTTCCTGATCCTTTTCATGTACAGTACTTTCATCCTCCCTTGGAGGATGCATATACAGCACCTTATGGTCGTCCATCCTCGATGAATATGATAGGGGGTCAATTTGATTCTTATGCTTCACAAAAAAATCCGAACCTTCCTGCTTATATTGGTGATAGAAAATTTCAGCCTGCACCAAGCGAAAGCATAAGCATTTTAAGTCCAAGAAAAATAGGGACTCCTGGTACTAATTACTATGGAAGTCCAACAGGCCTAAGTTTCATGCCACCGTTTCCTGGATCCCCTCTTGGTAGCCCAGTACTGCCTGGATCTCCGGTGGGAGGGACAAATCCTTCAGGGAGGAGAAATGACCTAAGATATTCTCAGGCTTCTGTGAGAAACACTGGTGTTTATGCAGGATGGCAAGGGCAAAGAGGATCTGATGGCTTCAGTGACCCCAAGAAGCATACTTTTCTCGAAGAACTGAAATCAGGCAATGCTCGGAAGATTGACCTCATTGACATTGCTGGGCGGATTGTTGAATTCAG TGTTGATCAACATGGAAGTCGATTCATCCAACAGAAGTTGGAAAATTGTAGTGCTGAAGAGAAGGCATCTGTCTTTCAAGAAGTTCTTCCTCGTGCTCCAAAATTAATGACAGATGTTTTTGGTAATTATGTCATTCAGAAG TTCTTTGAACATGGGGATCCTGAGCAGAGGAAGGAGCTAGCGCATGAGCTATCTGGGCAGATGCTAACTTTGAGTTTGCAAATGTATGGATGCCGTGTTATTCAGAAG GCTCTCGAGGTAATTGAACTTGACCAGAAAATTGAACTTGTACATGAACTGGATGGGCATGTAATGAGATGTGTACGAGATCAAAATGGCAATCATGTGATACAGAAATGCATCGAATGTGTTCCTGCAGAAAAGATTGGTTTCGTTATCTGTGCTTTTCAGGGCCAGGTTGCTACATTGTCCACCCATCCATATGGTTGCCGTGTTATTCAG AGAGTATTAGAGCACTGCTCAGACGACTCACAAACTCAGTGCATTGTGGATGAGATCCTGGAATCGGCTTATGTTCTTGCTCAGGATCAATATGGAAATTATGTCACCCAG CATGTCCTGGAGAGGGGGAAACAACATGAAAGAACTCAAATTATCAGCAAATTGACTGGGAAAATCGTACTAATGAGCCAACATAAATATGCATCAAATGTTGTTGAGAAGTGTTTGGAGTATGGTGATGCTGCTGAAAGGGAGAGCTTGATTGAGGAGATTCTTGCTCAACGAGATGACAATGACAATTTATTG ACAATGATGAAGGACCAGTTTGCGAACTATGTAGTTCAGAAGATTCTGGAAATAAGCAACGATAGACAGCGGGAAATATTACTTAATCGAATCAGGATACACCTGCATGCTCTGAAGAAATATACATATGGGAAACACATTGTTGCTCGATTCGAACAATTATCTGGTGAAG AGTGTGGGAGCTCTGAAGCTTAA
- the LOC113768073 gene encoding reticulon-like protein B22, translating into MTLSMEAAVAGNGQGGDVGTRKVVGKFRGGGGGKPLIVMICGSLVYYHCAYRNSSLVSLVSDVFIVLLCSLAILGLLFRQMNIQVPVDPLEWQISQDSANSIFACLANTIGAAESVLRVAATGHDKRLFFKVVASLYLLSALGRLVSTATVAYAGLCLLCLYMLTEESRLMSTCFSWFSWRRDCPASVQD; encoded by the exons ATGACGTTGAGCATGGAGGCAGCAGTAGCAGGCAACGGGCAGGGCGGGGACGTGGGGACGAGGAAGGTGGTGGGGAAATTCAGAGGCGGCGGCGGCGGAAAGCCCCTGATAGTGATGATATGCGGGTCCCTGGTGTACTACCACTGCGCCTACCGCAATTCCAGCCTGGTGTCTCTGGTCTCCGACGTCTTCATCGTCCTGCTCTGCTCCCTGGCCATCCTCGGGCTCCTCTTCCGCCAGATGAACATCCAGGTCCCCGTCGATCCCCTGGAGTGGCAGATTTCCCAGGATTCCGCCAACTCTATCTTCGCATGCCTCGCCAACACCATCGGGGCCGCCGAGTCTGTCCTCAGGGTCGCCGCCACCGGCCACGACAAGCGCTTGTTTTTCAAG GTTGTTGCTAGCCTTTACCTGCTATCGGCACTGGGAAGACTGGTCTCGACTGCCACAGTTGCTTATGCTG GACTTTGCCTTCTATGCCTTTACATGCTCACTGAGGAATCAAGGTTGATGAGCACGTGTTTCTCGTGGTTTTCTTGGAGAAGGGATTGCCCAGCTTCGGTCCAAGATTGA
- the LOC113768187 gene encoding uncharacterized protein LOC113768187 isoform X1, translated as MILKMTDTDTAATLISADCPFAKLPDHLLIEIFLRVPISDWGQISCVKKQWAKLFQEECLWDAALIRSFPLAGQAKRWPGPIPRGLSKRRYAALYVSKQIFSLHDEIDEIVGHTYLFLREQLEVSPMPLPSGILHGTIIDQFIACGKSQDKAYELASLIWLAVIDNLEETEQTFSVLKRLALDGEVFLPFPYSRSYNVQWRVFERLFTDFRDCFNHVDYYDLLSLAKNKFQMIPSAWLGY; from the exons ATGATTT TGAAAATGACAGACACAGACACTGCTGCAACTCTAATTTCCGCTGATTGTCCCTTTGCGAAGCTACCGGATCATCTACTGATAGAAATCTTCCTGCGTGTTCCCATCTCAGACTGGGGGCAAATATCATGTGTCAAGAAACAGTGGGCTAAACTATTCCAGGAAGAATGCTTGTGGGATGCAGCCCTTATTAGGAGTTTCCCTTTGGCTGGCCAAGCTAAACGGTGGCCAGGGCCTATTCCTCGAGGTTTGAGTAAAAG GAGATACGCTGCACTTTATGTCAGTAAACAGATTTTCTCACTCcatgatgaaattgatgaaattgTGGGGCATACTTACTTGTTTCTCAGGGAGCAGCTTGAAGTTTCACCAATGCCACTTCCATCTGGGATACTTCATGGAACCATAATAG ATCAGTTTATTGCTTGTGGCAAATCACAGGATAAAGCATATGAGCTTGCTTCCCTCATCTGGTTGGCTGTTATTGACAACTTGGAGGAGACTGAGCAGACCTTTTCTGTACTTAAGCGTCTAGCACTGGATGGTGAA GTTTTCCTACCATTTCCGTACTCAAGGTCTTACAATGTGCAATGGAGAGTCTTTGAAAGGCTTTTCACAGACTTTCGTGACTGCTTCAACCATGTTGATTACTATGATTTGCTATCATTGGCGAAGAACAAATTTCAGATGATACCATCTGCTTGGCTGGGTTACTAG